A DNA window from Deinococcus multiflagellatus contains the following coding sequences:
- a CDS encoding tetratricopeptide repeat protein: MSGPSDAPALPPVRDLVAAGDWRRAAITARLAGETAAVQEALGALDGVQDAVRARRYPSARRALGEYRRALDDAEGEPLLAGLRAQVPPDEVLAALNALEGSQKETEPAALKERLLGALTLPLTRAEALNMQGVLYAVRGEADDARRVLDEARVADPGHYRALTNLGNLDMEAGRFAQAEAVYREVLRLNPDYDGGHHNLGVALRRQGKVAEGVRSIRRGQRLAMKRSKDDTDAEMKERFAASPALRNLRWGLLAGLGLIVYLALRGG, encoded by the coding sequence ATGAGTGGGCCGTCAGACGCCCCGGCGCTGCCCCCAGTCCGGGACCTGGTGGCGGCAGGCGACTGGCGCCGCGCGGCCATCACGGCGCGGCTGGCGGGCGAGACGGCGGCCGTGCAGGAGGCCCTGGGCGCGCTGGACGGGGTGCAGGACGCCGTGCGCGCCCGGCGCTACCCCTCGGCCCGGCGGGCCCTGGGCGAATACCGGCGGGCCCTGGACGACGCTGAGGGCGAGCCGCTGCTGGCCGGGCTGCGCGCGCAGGTGCCGCCTGACGAGGTGCTGGCGGCGCTGAATGCGCTGGAGGGCAGCCAGAAGGAAACGGAGCCGGCGGCGCTGAAAGAGCGGCTCCTGGGGGCGCTGACCCTGCCGCTCACCCGGGCCGAGGCCCTGAACATGCAGGGCGTGCTGTACGCGGTACGCGGCGAGGCCGACGACGCCCGGCGCGTGCTGGACGAGGCCCGAGTGGCCGACCCCGGCCACTACCGCGCCCTGACCAACCTGGGCAACCTGGACATGGAAGCCGGGCGCTTTGCCCAGGCCGAAGCTGTCTACCGCGAGGTGCTGCGCCTCAACCCCGACTACGACGGCGGGCACCACAACCTGGGCGTGGCCCTGCGCCGCCAGGGCAAGGTGGCCGAGGGCGTGCGCAGCATTCGCCGGGGCCAGCGCCTCGCCATGAAACGCTCCAAGGACGACACCGACGCCGAGATGAAAGAGCGCTTCGCCGCCAGCCCGGCGCTGCGCAACCTCCGCTGGGGGCTCCTGGCGGGCCTGGGCCTGATCGTGTACCTCGCCCTGCGTGGCGGCTGA
- a CDS encoding gamma-glutamyltransferase family protein: protein MVATSQPLAAQAGLWALQQGGNAVDAAIATAAALTVVEPTSNGIGGDLFALVWAGGELHGLNASGAAPAALSLDVLAAQHGGQMPRFGWTPVTVPGAVRGWADLHARFGRLDFELVLTPAIRYAEEGYPLSPVLAANWARAAGIYRRLNRPDMAEWFATFLPGDFAPAPGALWRSPGHARTLREIARTNGAAFYEGDLAAQMDTHARAGGGFLTGADLAAHRSEWVTPIHTEFDGHRIYEIPPNGQGIAALIALNVLSGVDLPARRDDPQGLHLQIEAMKRGFHDAHSYVADPRQVPVDVAGLLSSGNAQAHRAHLGGRAHDPQTRAPSTGGTVYLAAADEDGGMVSLIQSNYMGFGSGVVVPGTGIALHNRGHNFHTDPTHPNALAPGKRPYHTIIPGFLGRTDGTPVGPFGVMGGFMQPQGHLQVVLNTVRYGMNPQQALDAPRWQWLDGLRVEVEPSLGEGLTRELIARGHSVTVQPEAGSFGRGQMIRRDPVSGVLEGGTETRTDGHIAVW, encoded by the coding sequence ATGGTCGCCACCTCGCAGCCGCTGGCCGCCCAGGCCGGACTCTGGGCGCTGCAGCAGGGGGGCAACGCGGTGGACGCCGCCATTGCCACCGCCGCCGCCCTCACCGTGGTCGAGCCCACCAGCAACGGAATCGGCGGCGACCTGTTCGCCCTGGTGTGGGCGGGGGGCGAACTGCACGGCCTGAACGCCAGCGGCGCGGCCCCCGCTGCCCTCAGTCTGGACGTGCTGGCAGCGCAGCACGGCGGCCAGATGCCCCGCTTCGGCTGGACCCCGGTCACGGTGCCCGGCGCCGTGCGCGGCTGGGCAGACCTGCACGCCCGCTTTGGCCGCCTGGACTTTGAACTGGTCCTGACCCCCGCCATCCGGTACGCCGAGGAGGGCTATCCGCTTTCCCCTGTTCTGGCCGCCAACTGGGCGCGCGCCGCAGGAATTTACCGCCGCCTGAACCGCCCTGACATGGCCGAGTGGTTTGCCACCTTCCTGCCCGGCGACTTTGCGCCCGCGCCCGGCGCCCTGTGGCGTTCGCCCGGCCACGCGCGGACCCTGCGCGAGATTGCCCGAACGAACGGCGCGGCCTTTTACGAGGGTGACCTGGCCGCGCAGATGGACACCCACGCCCGCGCCGGGGGCGGCTTCCTGACGGGGGCCGACCTTGCCGCGCACCGCAGCGAATGGGTGACGCCCATTCACACCGAGTTTGACGGCCACCGCATTTACGAGATTCCGCCCAACGGCCAGGGCATTGCGGCCCTGATTGCCCTGAATGTGCTCTCGGGCGTGGACCTGCCCGCGCGGCGCGATGATCCCCAGGGGCTGCACCTGCAGATTGAGGCGATGAAGCGCGGCTTTCACGACGCCCACAGCTACGTGGCCGACCCGCGTCAGGTGCCCGTGGACGTGGCGGGGCTGCTGTCCAGCGGCAATGCGCAGGCCCACCGCGCCCACCTGGGGGGGCGCGCCCACGACCCCCAGACCCGCGCGCCCAGCACTGGCGGCACGGTGTACCTCGCGGCGGCCGACGAGGACGGCGGCATGGTCAGCCTGATCCAGAGCAACTACATGGGCTTTGGCAGCGGCGTGGTGGTGCCCGGCACCGGCATCGCCCTGCACAACCGGGGCCACAACTTCCACACCGACCCCACCCACCCCAATGCCCTGGCGCCGGGCAAGCGGCCGTACCACACGATCATCCCGGGCTTTCTGGGCCGCACCGACGGCACCCCGGTGGGCCCCTTTGGCGTGATGGGCGGCTTCATGCAGCCTCAGGGGCACCTGCAGGTGGTGCTGAACACCGTGCGCTACGGCATGAACCCCCAGCAGGCCCTGGACGCCCCGCGCTGGCAGTGGCTGGACGGGCTGCGTGTGGAGGTCGAACCCAGCCTGGGCGAGGGGCTGACCCGCGAGCTGATCGCCCGGGGCCACAGCGTGACCGTGCAGCCCGAGGCCGGTTCGTTCGGCCGGGGCCAGATGATCCGCCGCGACCCCGTGAGCGGCGTGCTGGAAGGCGGCACCGAAACCCGAACCGACGGCCACATCGCGGTGTGGTGA
- a CDS encoding class I SAM-dependent methyltransferase → MNYDDFADLYDHQYDVYRDDLHYYARVAEQAAGPVLEIGSGTGRVTTFLARRGVAITGLEPSARMIERAQGRAAQEGLAVRYVQGDARTFGLQDRFATVIAPFNALMHLYTPNEQVQALENIHAHLVTGGTFSFDLYVPRFGKPNTVRHEGETFHAPDGSRTDVFLVQRHDRPRQHITTEYHVDTTAPDGTLRRRHYTLTQRYYTRFEMEWLLRFAGFESPRVTGSFQGGPLEAGSEVMVFTTRAL, encoded by the coding sequence GTGAACTACGACGACTTTGCCGACCTGTACGACCACCAGTACGACGTGTACCGCGACGACCTGCACTACTACGCGCGGGTGGCGGAGCAGGCGGCGGGGCCGGTGCTGGAGATCGGGTCGGGCACGGGGCGGGTGACCACCTTTCTGGCGCGGCGGGGGGTGGCGATCACCGGGCTGGAGCCCAGCGCGCGCATGATTGAGCGGGCGCAGGGGCGCGCAGCGCAGGAGGGGCTGGCGGTGCGCTACGTGCAGGGGGACGCGCGCACCTTTGGGCTGCAGGACCGCTTTGCCACGGTGATCGCCCCCTTTAACGCCCTGATGCACCTGTACACCCCGAATGAGCAGGTGCAGGCCCTGGAGAACATTCACGCGCATCTGGTCACAGGCGGCACCTTCTCGTTCGACCTGTATGTGCCGCGCTTTGGCAAGCCCAACACCGTGCGCCACGAGGGCGAAACCTTCCACGCCCCGGACGGCAGCCGCACCGACGTCTTTCTGGTGCAGCGCCACGATAGGCCCCGCCAGCACATCACCACCGAGTACCATGTGGACACCACCGCGCCCGACGGCACCTTGAGGCGCCGCCACTACACCCTCACGCAGCGGTATTACACCCGCTTTGAAATGGAGTGGCTGCTGCGCTTCGCCGGATTTGAAAGCCCGCGCGTCACGGGCTCCTTTCAGGGTGGGCCGCTGGAGGCGGGCAGCGAGGTCATGGTGTTCACCACACGGGCGCTGTAG
- the argJ gene encoding bifunctional glutamate N-acetyltransferase/amino-acid acetyltransferase ArgJ: MSLTLPTGFTAAALAAGIKPSGKTDLSGVVSSHDCTWAFSGTRSTTAAACVGRNRALYAAGGPVRALLVNAGNANAATGARGERDNADMADAFGSVLNVPEQAVLTASTGIIGHLLPMDRLLSGIEHLSDDLQPGADLFANAIMTTDTRPKTAQATLSTGARIVGTAKGSGMIHPDMATMFAFAFTDAAVESGALRAAFPAIVNRTFNAVTVDGDTSTNDMAAVLANGQAGEVPLAEFLAALEGVMRDLARQIAADGEGATKLLTVQVQGARTEAEALAAARTCCVSPLLKSAVHGNDPNWGRVIMAVGRSGAAVDIARLKVGVQGQPVFAGQPLAYDAAAVSESMKAKEVVFTVDLGVGEATGEAWGCDLSAEYVSINAEYTT; this comes from the coding sequence ATGAGCCTGACCCTTCCCACCGGCTTTACGGCCGCCGCCCTGGCCGCCGGAATCAAGCCCAGCGGCAAGACTGACCTGAGCGGCGTGGTCTCCAGCCACGACTGCACCTGGGCCTTTTCGGGCACCCGCTCCACCACCGCCGCCGCCTGCGTGGGCCGCAACCGCGCGCTGTACGCGGCGGGCGGGCCTGTGCGCGCCCTGCTGGTGAATGCGGGCAACGCCAACGCTGCCACGGGCGCGCGGGGCGAGCGCGACAACGCCGACATGGCCGATGCCTTTGGCAGCGTGCTGAACGTGCCCGAACAGGCCGTGCTGACCGCCAGCACCGGCATCATTGGGCACCTGTTGCCCATGGACCGCCTCCTGAGCGGCATTGAGCACCTGTCAGACGACCTGCAACCGGGCGCCGACCTGTTTGCCAACGCCATCATGACCACCGACACGCGCCCCAAGACCGCGCAGGCCACCCTGAGCACGGGCGCGCGCATCGTGGGCACCGCCAAGGGCAGCGGCATGATTCACCCGGACATGGCGACCATGTTCGCCTTTGCCTTTACCGACGCCGCCGTGGAGAGTGGGGCGCTGCGCGCGGCGTTCCCGGCCATTGTGAACCGCACCTTCAACGCGGTCACCGTGGACGGCGACACCAGCACGAACGACATGGCCGCCGTGCTGGCCAACGGGCAGGCGGGCGAGGTGCCCCTGGCCGAATTCCTGGCCGCCCTGGAAGGCGTGATGCGCGACCTTGCCCGGCAGATTGCCGCCGACGGCGAGGGGGCCACCAAACTGCTGACCGTGCAGGTGCAGGGGGCCCGCACCGAGGCCGAGGCCCTGGCCGCCGCGCGCACCTGCTGCGTGTCCCCGCTGCTGAAAAGCGCGGTACACGGCAACGACCCCAACTGGGGCCGCGTGATCATGGCCGTGGGCCGCAGCGGCGCAGCGGTGGACATTGCCCGCCTGAAGGTGGGCGTGCAGGGCCAGCCAGTGTTCGCGGGCCAGCCCCTGGCCTACGACGCGGCGGCGGTGAGTGAGAGCATGAAGGCGAAAGAGGTTGTGTTCACCGTGGACCTGGGTGTGGGCGAGGCCACGGGCGAGGCGTGGGGCTGCGACCTGAGCGCCGAATACGTGAGCATCAACGCCGAATACACCACCTGA
- a CDS encoding NAD(P)H-hydrate dehydratase produces MTGTLATGGEAVLTPDGVRRLDARLAAAGLLDLAMEEAGRAAADELARAFPGRVVLLLAGGGANGGDAFVAARHLLALGVPATVLALPARHPLTRVNRRRWRAVGGQTAALTPAALGRRAGAGTVVVDGLLGTGFQPPLRPALATIIQAVNAARARGAAVLSLDLPSGLQAELAGADQSVQADVTVTFSGPKPALLFGPAAASAGRVAVAPLRLPPGWALAEAVATRPGDADLAAHLPVRTADAHKGTAGRVWIVGGHPGTAGAPLLAGLGALRAGAGLVTVHSAAELPLLFPELMIRRHPDLGAFLEGAGPPERPDAVALGMGLGPGAADHARQVLAWGLPTVLDADALQPELAGQGHARCVWTPHPGEAARLLGVGTPDITRDPLAAARALQTRLGGVVVLKGGPSVVAGEDGLNVSRGGHPGMASGGMGDTLSGLLAALLAQGLGPAEAARVGVRLHARAGERAAQTFGYGLGATDVAHELGGAWADLQGAMQGS; encoded by the coding sequence ATGACCGGAACCCTGGCGACCGGCGGCGAGGCCGTGCTGACCCCGGACGGCGTGCGGCGCCTGGACGCGCGCCTGGCGGCGGCCGGCCTGCTGGACCTCGCCATGGAAGAGGCCGGGCGCGCGGCGGCCGATGAACTGGCGCGCGCCTTTCCCGGCCGGGTGGTCCTGCTGCTGGCGGGCGGGGGCGCCAACGGCGGCGACGCCTTTGTGGCCGCGCGGCACCTGCTGGCGCTGGGGGTGCCAGCCACCGTGCTGGCCCTGCCGGCCCGCCACCCGCTAACCCGGGTCAACCGGCGGCGCTGGCGGGCGGTGGGCGGCCAGACGGCGGCCCTCACCCCAGCCGCCCTGGGCCGGCGGGCAGGCGCGGGCACGGTGGTGGTGGACGGCCTGCTGGGCACCGGCTTTCAGCCCCCGCTGCGCCCGGCGCTGGCGACGATTATTCAGGCCGTGAACGCCGCGCGGGCACGGGGCGCCGCTGTGCTGAGCCTGGACCTCCCCAGTGGCCTGCAGGCCGAGCTGGCCGGGGCCGACCAGAGCGTGCAGGCCGACGTAACGGTGACCTTCAGTGGCCCCAAGCCCGCGCTGCTGTTTGGCCCCGCCGCTGCGAGCGCCGGACGGGTGGCCGTGGCCCCGCTGCGGCTGCCGCCCGGCTGGGCCCTGGCCGAGGCGGTGGCGACGCGCCCGGGCGACGCCGACTTGGCTGCCCACCTGCCGGTGCGCACCGCCGACGCCCACAAGGGCACGGCCGGACGCGTGTGGATCGTAGGCGGGCACCCGGGCACCGCCGGCGCGCCGCTGCTGGCGGGCCTGGGCGCCCTGCGCGCCGGGGCCGGGCTGGTGACGGTGCACTCGGCGGCGGAGCTCCCGCTGCTCTTCCCCGAACTGATGATCCGCCGCCACCCGGACCTGGGCGCCTTTCTGGAGGGCGCCGGGCCGCCCGAACGGCCTGACGCCGTGGCGCTGGGGATGGGCCTGGGGCCTGGGGCGGCCGACCACGCCCGGCAGGTGCTCGCCTGGGGGCTGCCCACCGTTCTGGACGCCGACGCCCTGCAACCCGAACTGGCCGGGCAGGGCCACGCCCGCTGCGTGTGGACCCCCCACCCCGGCGAGGCCGCGCGGCTGCTGGGCGTGGGCACCCCGGACATTACCCGCGATCCGCTGGCGGCGGCCCGCGCCCTGCAGACCCGGCTGGGCGGCGTGGTGGTGCTCAAAGGCGGCCCCAGCGTGGTGGCTGGTGAAGACGGCCTCAATGTCTCGCGCGGGGGGCATCCGGGGATGGCCAGCGGCGGCATGGGCGACACCCTCTCGGGGCTGCTGGCCGCGCTGCTGGCCCAGGGGCTGGGCCCCGCCGAGGCCGCCCGGGTGGGCGTGCGCCTGCATGCCCGTGCTGGGGAGCGCGCCGCGCAGACCTTTGGCTATGGGCTGGGCGCCACGGACGTGGCCCATGAACTGGGCGGCGCCTGGGCGGACCTGCAGGGGGCCATGCAGGGCAGCTGA
- the rsmA gene encoding 16S rRNA (adenine(1518)-N(6)/adenine(1519)-N(6))-dimethyltransferase RsmA yields MSHPDPTPRDPALAPLYSPARVRELLTRHGLKPTKSLGQNFLIDGNILRAIAEAGGAESGVPVLEIGPGLGVLTQEIARRGAQVTTLEKDERLRPVLSETLDGLDVQIIWGDALDFDYASLPAGTRVIANLPYYITGLLLSRFMRSPGIVSATVLVQKEVAQRLAAKPGSDNYGFLSAIASLYGTVRHVRDVPKGAFFPAPDVTSSVVRLDFDRTRPAPQPEFLHFVETALHHRRKTLRNNLRLGGFEGAAIDEALASGGLRADVRAEDVALGDLRDMAVKLGVVR; encoded by the coding sequence ATGTCCCACCCTGACCCCACCCCGCGCGACCCTGCCCTGGCGCCGCTGTATTCCCCGGCGCGCGTGCGCGAATTGCTGACGCGCCACGGCCTGAAGCCCACCAAGAGCCTGGGCCAGAACTTTCTGATTGACGGCAACATCCTGCGCGCCATTGCCGAGGCGGGCGGCGCCGAAAGCGGCGTGCCCGTGCTGGAAATTGGCCCCGGCCTGGGCGTGCTGACCCAGGAAATCGCCCGCCGGGGCGCCCAGGTCACCACCCTGGAAAAGGACGAGCGCCTGCGCCCGGTCCTGAGTGAGACCCTGGACGGGCTGGACGTGCAGATTATCTGGGGCGACGCCCTGGACTTCGATTACGCCTCGCTGCCGGCCGGCACGCGCGTGATCGCCAACCTGCCCTACTACATCACGGGGCTGCTGCTGTCGCGCTTTATGCGCTCACCCGGCATCGTGAGCGCCACGGTGCTGGTGCAAAAGGAAGTGGCGCAGCGCCTCGCGGCCAAGCCCGGCAGCGACAACTACGGCTTCCTGAGCGCCATCGCCTCGCTGTACGGCACCGTGCGCCATGTGCGCGACGTGCCCAAGGGCGCCTTTTTTCCCGCGCCGGACGTGACCAGCAGCGTGGTGCGGCTGGACTTTGACCGCACCCGCCCGGCCCCCCAGCCCGAGTTCCTGCACTTTGTGGAAACCGCGCTGCACCACCGCCGCAAGACCCTGCGCAACAACCTGCGCCTGGGCGGCTTTGAGGGCGCGGCCATTGACGAGGCCCTGGCATCGGGCGGCCTGCGGGCCGACGTGCGCGCCGAGGACGTGGCCCTGGGTGACCTGCGTGACATGGCCGTCAAACTGGGCGTGGTACGGTAG
- a CDS encoding carbohydrate kinase family protein has translation MKFYVIGDVTVDHLYHLRRLPKPGEEVTPTQASMKPGGAGGTISVTLARLGHTVTLAARVGTDPFAEYALSHVRGSGVLEGAIQRDPERLTSTITVMQTASGERAMISHGAANRQLDPAGLKVGDIEGSDALIINAYALTEGPQREYTLAAIRAAQGAKKPVPVFIDLGTGAVNKVGTSLLGDVIAADYLMLNQHELQALTGTGSISAALAQLGAAGAQRVVVKVGKMGSITWTPTETELVDAIRPEGQVVDSTGAGDTFTATFAHAVLNGAGMSEAARAANAAGALAATGIGAQERPITPADLAEVLPGVAVPAPAPAPKATRGRKSTAG, from the coding sequence ATGAAGTTCTACGTTATCGGCGACGTGACCGTCGACCATCTGTACCACCTGCGCCGCCTGCCCAAGCCGGGCGAGGAAGTCACGCCCACGCAGGCCAGCATGAAGCCCGGCGGTGCGGGCGGCACCATCAGCGTGACCCTGGCCCGGCTGGGCCACACCGTCACCCTGGCCGCCCGCGTGGGCACCGATCCTTTTGCCGAATACGCCCTGAGCCACGTTCGGGGCAGCGGCGTGCTGGAAGGCGCCATTCAGCGCGACCCCGAACGCCTGACCAGCACCATTACCGTGATGCAGACCGCCAGCGGCGAGCGCGCCATGATCAGCCACGGCGCCGCCAACCGCCAGCTGGACCCGGCGGGCCTGAAGGTGGGGGACATTGAAGGCTCGGACGCCCTGATCATCAACGCCTACGCCCTCACCGAGGGGCCGCAGCGCGAGTACACCCTGGCGGCCATCCGTGCCGCCCAGGGCGCCAAGAAACCCGTGCCCGTGTTTATTGACCTGGGCACCGGCGCCGTGAACAAGGTGGGCACCTCGCTGCTGGGCGACGTGATCGCCGCCGACTACCTGATGCTTAACCAGCACGAGTTGCAGGCCCTGACCGGCACCGGCTCAATCAGCGCGGCCCTGGCCCAGCTGGGCGCGGCCGGCGCGCAGCGGGTGGTGGTGAAGGTGGGCAAGATGGGCTCGATCACCTGGACCCCCACCGAAACCGAACTGGTGGACGCCATTCGCCCTGAGGGGCAGGTCGTGGATTCCACGGGGGCCGGCGATACCTTCACGGCCACCTTCGCCCACGCGGTCCTGAACGGGGCCGGCATGTCCGAAGCGGCGCGCGCCGCCAACGCCGCCGGGGCCCTGGCCGCCACCGGCATTGGCGCCCAGGAGCGCCCCATCACCCCCGCCGATCTGGCCGAGGTGCTGCCCGGTGTGGCGGTGCCCGCGCCCGCCCCGGCCCCCAAGGCCACCCGTGGCCGCAAGAGCACGGCCGGGTAA
- a CDS encoding DUF4388 domain-containing protein, which translates to MQGLLSDVPLLGVLELIHTTRQTGVLEVQADVPFTVAFVGGEIVSGGILDWLGTEAIQACPLLVDAGMFMFSPRAVTGAPLGPYGHFSTDWARLSDEWIQVCQVIGSPSQVFEGRVPLFDIPGGRSVRSAAISAEMPLFQVAQTVAQNVREGVLEPRGRFEWQRLKLQPTKQRAALHPVARMLDGERTLADAVEQGTPLADVRDYLLGELRLGLRFSGSGWVLRDLVWETQHLKGGGG; encoded by the coding sequence ATGCAAGGGCTTCTGAGCGACGTTCCGCTTCTGGGTGTACTTGAGCTCATTCACACGACCCGTCAGACCGGGGTGCTGGAGGTTCAGGCGGACGTGCCGTTCACCGTGGCTTTTGTGGGCGGCGAGATCGTGTCGGGGGGCATTCTGGACTGGCTGGGCACCGAGGCCATTCAGGCCTGCCCCCTACTGGTGGACGCCGGCATGTTCATGTTCTCGCCCCGCGCCGTCACGGGCGCGCCGCTGGGGCCCTACGGCCACTTTTCCACCGACTGGGCCCGCCTGAGCGACGAGTGGATACAGGTGTGTCAGGTGATCGGCAGCCCCAGTCAGGTCTTTGAGGGCCGCGTGCCGCTGTTTGACATTCCGGGCGGGCGCTCGGTGCGCTCGGCGGCCATCAGCGCCGAGATGCCGCTGTTTCAGGTGGCCCAGACGGTGGCCCAGAATGTGCGTGAGGGCGTGCTGGAGCCCCGGGGCCGCTTCGAGTGGCAGCGCCTGAAGCTGCAGCCCACAAAGCAGCGCGCCGCCCTGCACCCGGTGGCGCGCATGCTCGACGGCGAGCGCACCCTGGCCGACGCGGTGGAGCAGGGCACCCCCCTGGCCGACGTGCGCGACTACCTGCTGGGCGAACTGCGCCTGGGCCTGCGCTTTTCCGGCAGCGGCTGGGTGCTGCGCGATCTGGTGTGGGAAACGCAGCATCTGAAGGGCGGTGGGGGGTAA
- a CDS encoding GMC family oxidoreductase gives MTTGSRGQADVVVVGAGSGGCVAARALLDAGLRVLLLEAGGPDTHPLIRAPGAFSKLFRTRVDWNFSTVPQPHAAGRAFYWPRGKVLGGSSAINATIWIRGSKRDFDSWGEGWTWAEVLPTFRALEDYRGPASPTRGQGGPMPVGARTQSHPLSHAFVASAALGLGLRAADTFNGGELAGAGLLESNHRGGERYSAFRAFLKPVLHHPNLTVLTGAHVLELLWNGTRAAGVRLRWQGRTLDAPAGGVLLTAGALQTPQLLMLSGVGPRAELSRLNIPVRVALDGVGAGLQDHLAVPVITRSLVPSLDSGPPAAALARYAWNRSGPLSSNVAEAAAFSHARPGLRADEDPDIQFHFGPAYFRDHGFQTAPGAHFSVGPVLVDVHSRGRLTLASRDPLAPPVLDPAYLTDERDRQSLVEGVRQARAIAAAPPLSGLRGAEVLPGEGVRSEAALRAFVAQECATLYHPVGTAALGDGDGAVVDRLLAVRGTQGLWVGDASVMPRIIHANTNATAMMIGARAAGFVAAAL, from the coding sequence ATGACAACAGGCAGCAGGGGGCAGGCAGATGTGGTGGTGGTGGGCGCCGGGTCCGGCGGGTGCGTGGCGGCGCGCGCGCTGCTGGACGCCGGGCTGCGGGTGCTGCTGCTGGAAGCGGGCGGGCCCGACACCCACCCCCTGATCCGCGCGCCGGGGGCCTTTTCCAAGCTCTTTCGCACGCGGGTGGACTGGAATTTTTCCACCGTGCCCCAGCCGCACGCCGCCGGGCGCGCGTTTTACTGGCCGCGCGGCAAGGTGCTGGGCGGCAGCAGCGCCATTAACGCCACCATCTGGATTCGCGGCTCAAAGCGCGACTTTGACTCCTGGGGCGAGGGCTGGACCTGGGCCGAGGTGCTGCCCACCTTCCGCGCACTGGAAGATTACCGGGGCCCCGCCTCCCCCACCCGGGGCCAGGGCGGCCCGATGCCGGTGGGCGCGCGGACGCAGTCGCACCCCCTGAGCCACGCCTTTGTGGCCTCGGCGGCGCTGGGGCTGGGCCTGCGGGCGGCCGATACCTTCAATGGCGGCGAACTGGCGGGCGCGGGCCTGCTGGAAAGCAACCACCGGGGCGGCGAGCGCTACAGCGCCTTTCGCGCCTTCCTGAAGCCGGTGCTGCACCACCCCAACCTGACGGTGCTGACGGGCGCCCATGTGCTGGAACTGCTGTGGAACGGCACCCGCGCCGCGGGCGTGCGCCTGCGCTGGCAGGGCCGCACCCTGGACGCCCCGGCGGGCGGCGTGCTGCTGACCGCCGGGGCCCTGCAGACCCCGCAACTGCTGATGCTCTCGGGCGTGGGGCCCCGGGCAGAGCTGAGCCGCCTGAACATTCCGGTGAGGGTCGCGCTGGACGGCGTGGGGGCGGGACTGCAGGACCACCTCGCGGTGCCGGTGATCACCCGGTCCCTGGTGCCCTCGCTGGACAGCGGCCCGCCCGCCGCCGCGCTGGCCCGCTACGCCTGGAACCGCAGCGGCCCCCTGAGCAGCAACGTGGCCGAGGCCGCCGCCTTTTCCCACGCCCGCCCGGGGCTGCGCGCCGACGAGGACCCGGACATTCAGTTTCATTTTGGGCCCGCCTACTTCCGCGACCACGGGTTTCAGACCGCACCCGGCGCGCATTTCTCGGTGGGGCCGGTGCTGGTGGATGTGCACAGCCGGGGCCGCCTGACGCTGGCCTCGCGCGACCCACTGGCGCCGCCCGTGCTGGACCCGGCCTACCTGACCGACGAGCGCGACCGGCAGAGTCTGGTGGAAGGGGTGCGGCAGGCGCGCGCGATTGCGGCGGCCCCGCCCCTCAGCGGCCTGCGCGGCGCCGAGGTGCTGCCCGGCGAGGGGGTGCGCAGTGAAGCGGCGCTGCGTGCCTTCGTGGCCCAGGAATGCGCCACGCTGTACCACCCGGTGGGCACGGCTGCCCTGGGCGACGGCGACGGGGCCGTGGTGGACCGCCTTCTGGCGGTGCGCGGCACCCAGGGCCTGTGGGTGGGCGACGCCAGCGTGATGCCCCGGATCATCCACGCCAATACGAACGCCACAGCCATGATGATTGGGGCGCGGGCAGCCGGCTTTGTGGCGGCGGCGTTGTAG